Part of the Flavobacterium sp. KS-LB2 genome is shown below.
TGTTTTACCATTACATTTAAACCATCTTTTGTTGGTTCAAGCAAATGGTCGTATGCTTTTTCTTCGTGTTCTACATTATTTAACTTAAACTTTTCTTTAAACAAATCGTGCAATGTGAAAAATAGCCAATATTCATATAACGTAGCAATATCTCTTTTACCTGCCTTATATACATCATCGCCACCTTTCCAAACTAGTTTTGCAGCTAGATCATATTGTAACCAAGCACTTAAAATTTCACGATATCCACTTTTTCTTTGCAATACCGGACTGTTTAATTTTAGTGACGTAGGTCTTGAAATATCTTGAAAAAATGACATACTTAAATAGCTGTCTAATTGAGTTACTAAACTAGTAGCTTCAATTGCTGGCCGAGTATAGTTCTTTGCTTTAAAATATTGTTGACAATCTTCAGAAAAACGTAAAAAAACCTCTAAAGCATGTTTTATAAAACGGTTTTCAGGAGTGTCTATATGTTCAATTTTTCTGAAACTATTTATTTTTAATGGAACAGAATGTATGCCTAAAGTATATAACGGATGTGTTGTTTCTAAAGGAATTCTATTCGAACCTGATAATAACTGTTTTGTAGCTGCATTAGTAAAGCGTTTTATCTTCCTAACATCTGTAACCTCTTGTTCAACATTCCAATTCGTCTTGGGATTTGCCATTATTTTTTGAATAGCTTCCTCAAAATCTTTGTTTTGAATGATGGCATTTATAAAACTGAATCGTTGGTAAATGGTTTCGTTATCTCTTGAAAAGTCTGTTTCAAAATTTTGTTCTACCGGAGAATTGATTTGCATTAAAAGTTCGGTACATTTATCGGTTATGTCTTTCAACATAAAACGGTAGTTTTCACGGTAACTTTTATCGAGTTTGGTATCAAACTTTGTTGCTAATACTTCTAATGTTATTTTAAATTCTTTATCAGGTTGTGTACTATCTGCAATTAATAACGAAAGTGTTCCAACATAGATATTTGGCACAATCCTGCCCGCTGAAAGTTCACTTGTTCGTTTTGTTATAATACCATTATACGAACAATTTAATCTAAAATCTTTATCTGAAATAGTATAATCATAGCTATTCCCTTCTAATATTTGATGCTGACTTTCCCCATTTTCTTTTGCTTCTTCCTCTGCTAATAGATATAATTTTGATGAATTTTCAGGATATACAAATAGCGTAACGTTTTTATTAAAAACATCATAAGGAATAGGAATATGTAATTCTTTTACTTCCATGAAATACTAAGCTTCTGCATAACTTGTAAAACCATTAGCTAGTACATTTTTATACATTCTAATTAGTTTTTCAAATGAAATATCAAATTTTACCTCTATGCCATCAAAGTCATTTTTGAGATGATTTTCAAAATTTTTAATAAATCCTTCTTTTTGATTATCCTCGATACAAAGAGCTGCTAAAGCGATTAACACTTTTACCAATTTACTTCTAGAACCATGCAGTTTTGGCAATAGCTTTTGCATAATTGCTATATCTATACATACATTGTTTTGGATTGTAGGTTCTAGTGTTTTTAATTTTGCTACAAGTTGCATTATTTCACTTGCTGTACGGTAACCAAATTCAGCTCCCACTTTTTTAAGTTCAGAGAAAAATAGACTTAACTTATTTGTTAGTTCCTCATTTTTATCTGTATTTGATATCGCTGCTATAGCTAAGAAATTCTCTGCCATGTTTGCTCCTTGTTTTGATAGTTTTGATAAATCAGGAATGCCTGGGTTATTTAAAAAGGCAGCAATTTCTAATTCAGTTATTCTAAATTCAATTACGTTAGCTCTATCTAATACTTTTGGACTAAACATGTATGTAGTTTCATCAATGTTAACGGTACCGATAATAAATACATTTTTTGGCCAACCTATTTGTTGTGTAATATCTAATCCATCTGTACATAAACGATTACTTCCTGTATATAATTTTACGGTATCTTTAGATTCCATTATACTTAAAAAGTCAGCAAAATAACGTTCTACATGACTTAAATTCATTTCGTCCAAAATGATAAAATAAGGTTTTCTTTGATTTTGGTTTTTTGAAGCTTCCAATAACAAATGTAGTACGCCACTGTCAGGAGTAATATATTCCATTGGATTTAAACCATTTGGATAACCCAATAGCGGTTCACGATTTGTCCAATCGGCTCCAACCGGGACTATTTTATATTGTGAATCGTTCTCACTAATCCATTCCACAAAGCATTGTGCTATTTTTGTTTTACCTGAACCGGATAGACCACTACAAATAACAAATGGTTTAGCACAAAGTGAAGCTATAAAGCGATTGACTAGTTGAGAGGAAAAAATCAGGCCTGATTCAATTGCCTTATCCTGAAATGAATTTAAATTGAAGTCTATTTGAGGTATTTCCTTTTCAGTTTGATTTAAAACTAATTTGTAATATTGTGAATTCTCATCATATTCAATTTTATACTTTTTATTAGAATAGTCAATAGTAAATTGATTAAACGAAATAAAAAACGGACTATTTTCGTACTCAGGAAACCCCCATTGAGTTGTAAAATAAATATATTTTTGGTCAAGTATTTTAATGTTTTCTGGGAAATACCTTAATGTATTTGATGTTTTTAAACTCTCTTCTGATTGAGCTTCATCAAATGAACCTAATATTGGATGCGTTTTAAAGTATTCAGGGAAGAGGTATGCTTCGTATTTTGTTTCAGCTAATTTTCTTTTTGCAATTGCTGATTTCTCAATTAAGAATTCATCTCCAAATTCTTTGTAAAGAAATTTAAAAACATCAAAAAGGAATTCTCGAATTTTATTTGACTTAATCAATTCTACATTCTCAATTGGCACTTGGTCAATAACAACCTCATGATTTTTCCCATTTAAAAGAGCTTTATAGCCATTATAAAACACCGATCCTTTTGGTATTAATTCAAATTCATATGATGCTAAATTAATTGGTCTAAATACAATTACATCATCAACTACTGCATTTAATTTATCTTTTAAGAAGCTTTTAAGTTCACCATCAATACGTGCCTCACTTCCAGCTGAATAAAGTCTTGTTTTGATTATTTCTCCGTTGAGAGTATGAAAAGGCGAATTATTGTCTTTTTCCTTGAATTTAAAACTTATTGACCTATCAACGTCTTTATTGCTAAAACTAAATTTGAATAATATATTTGATGGTTCTGTTGGGAAAGCAATCTGTTTTCCATCTCTCAAATCTTGAGTAAAAATGTTTCTTATGTATATCATAATAATTTAGTTATAATTCAAGTTTGTCAAAAGACTCATATACTGATTCTGCTATTTTCATAGCCATTATTGCAGGCACTGCATTACCAACTTGCATATAAGTTTCTTGTTGATTTCCAATAAACTCAAAATCATCTGGGAAAGATTGAATTCTAGCGGCCTCCCTAACAGATAATGTTCTGTCTTCTGTTGGGTGTATATACATATAACCATCCATTCCTATGTGAGCAAGAACAGTCCAAGATGGATTTGCTTCTACTAGCCTTTTTAATCTATCTTTAAATATATCTTCTCTAAAAGGTAATATTTTTCTAATATCAGGTGGTAAGTCCATATAAATGCACCCTTGATGCATATGTGAAAAAACAATTTTCGCTCTTTCATTTGTTAATCTACAAATATTATTTTTTACAGTTTTTTTCGTGCCTGCACGCATCATTTTTTGATATTGATCTAAACCCTTGCTTTTGCTGTATTCCACTTCAGAAACTCGCCAATTGTCTGTTATTTTAGGTAAATCCGAAATAGCACTTTTAACTGTAACATGTTTTTCTAACTTTTCAATATCAATAACAGTTTCATTAGGATTGATATTAAATTTACCATCCTTATACCAATGAGTTATATCTGGGTATTTAAAGTACATTCCTTTCAAATATCCCACAAGAATCATTCTTCTTCTATTTTGAGGAACTCCATAATTAACACTATTTAGAACTTTTACTTCACTAACTAAATCATATTCTGGTAAATCTCTTTTTATTATTTCTTTTACAGCATTAAAAGTAGCTCCTTTATATTTAGTTAAAAATTGGGGCACATTTTCCATAACAAACATTTTTGGTCGGAAATAATCGACATATCCAAAAAAATCTAAAAACAAATCATTTCTTGGATCATTAGTTATATCCTTGTCGTCATGTGATTTATAAACGGATTGAATTTTAGCATGTCCAATCGTACTGAATGTAGGACAAGGAGGACCTCCAATTATTAAATCAACTTTTTGCCCATTTAAAAATTTTTCAAAATCTTCTGGTGGAACTTTACGAATATCTTCACAAATTGAAACTGAATTTTTAAAATTATGCTTATGTGTCTCAATTGCTGATGGTTTATTATCTATACCTCCTATGCATTTAAATTTTCCTGTCATTTCAAAACCTTTTGCAAAACCACCTGCACCACAAAATAAATCTATGAAATTAATTGTATCTTTCTTCATTCTTGAATTATAACATATTACCTACAAAAACTTTTTAATTGCTTTTGCTATTTGTTGAGCCATTAACGGAGGAACAGCATTACCTACTTGTTTAAATTGATTTGTTCTAGACCCCATAAACACAAAATCATCTGGAAAAGATTGAATTCTGGCTGCTTCACGAACTGTAAAAGTTCGTTCTTGCGTATGGTCTGGATGAATAAATAAATTACCATCTTTATAAAGATGAGCAACCACTGTTGTTCCTGGTAAATTATTTTTCTGAACAGTATATCTATTACCAAAATGTTTAGGATCGTGGTGAACTAATTCAGGTCGAACTTCTGCTAAATGTTTCAATTGCCACTCATTCTTACTGAGTAAATGATATCTTTCTCTATCATTCTGATTGTGTTTTCTAGCTTCGTGATTGTACAATTTATCAAATTCTGAATCACGTATTTTTTTTAAATAGGAATTTAATTTAGAGGGTTTAAAATCCAATTCATTCTGTCCTTCTCCAGGAAGTAATTTAGGTAAATCTGATATGGCATCTTTTACTGTAATGTATTTTGACAATCCGATTGTATCAGCTTTAACTTCCATATCTGGACTGTAATGTGTTTTCAAGATGCTTTTATAAATATCTTTTGCCTTAAAATTCAAATCTTTTCTAACACCAACAATAATTACTCTTTTCCTAACTTGAGGAACACCGTAATGAACAGAATTAAGAAGAATAGTTTCTTTTTCATCGCAAACATCATAATGCTTTGACATTGCTTTAATTATTTCAGGAAAAATAAATTTACCATTAGGCTTTGCAGAAAGTAATCCTGA
Proteins encoded:
- a CDS encoding McrB family protein gives rise to the protein MIYIRNIFTQDLRDGKQIAFPTEPSNILFKFSFSNKDVDRSISFKFKEKDNNSPFHTLNGEIIKTRLYSAGSEARIDGELKSFLKDKLNAVVDDVIVFRPINLASYEFELIPKGSVFYNGYKALLNGKNHEVVIDQVPIENVELIKSNKIREFLFDVFKFLYKEFGDEFLIEKSAIAKRKLAETKYEAYLFPEYFKTHPILGSFDEAQSEESLKTSNTLRYFPENIKILDQKYIYFTTQWGFPEYENSPFFISFNQFTIDYSNKKYKIEYDENSQYYKLVLNQTEKEIPQIDFNLNSFQDKAIESGLIFSSQLVNRFIASLCAKPFVICSGLSGSGKTKIAQCFVEWISENDSQYKIVPVGADWTNREPLLGYPNGLNPMEYITPDSGVLHLLLEASKNQNQRKPYFIILDEMNLSHVERYFADFLSIMESKDTVKLYTGSNRLCTDGLDITQQIGWPKNVFIIGTVNIDETTYMFSPKVLDRANVIEFRITELEIAAFLNNPGIPDLSKLSKQGANMAENFLAIAAISNTDKNEELTNKLSLFFSELKKVGAEFGYRTASEIMQLVAKLKTLEPTIQNNVCIDIAIMQKLLPKLHGSRSKLVKVLIALAALCIEDNQKEGFIKNFENHLKNDFDGIEVKFDISFEKLIRMYKNVLANGFTSYAEA
- a CDS encoding DNA cytosine methyltransferase, which translates into the protein MSKLTFIDLFAGCGGFSEGFYKEDFKSLVHVDFDEAACLTIKERMKYYNYSPDEIENSVICGDLTKEEINVQIENVIKNSKVDVLVGGPPCQSFSTVGRAQDPNSMKDDPRNYLFQNYMNILEKNMPKVFVFENVSGLLSAKPNGKFIFPEIIKAMSKHYDVCDEKETILLNSVHYGVPQVRKRVIIVGVRKDLNFKAKDIYKSILKTHYSPDMEVKADTIGLSKYITVKDAISDLPKLLPGEGQNELDFKPSKLNSYLKKIRDSEFDKLYNHEARKHNQNDRERYHLLSKNEWQLKHLAEVRPELVHHDPKHFGNRYTVQKNNLPGTTVVAHLYKDGNLFIHPDHTQERTFTVREAARIQSFPDDFVFMGSRTNQFKQVGNAVPPLMAQQIAKAIKKFL
- a CDS encoding DUF2357 domain-containing protein — translated: MEVKELHIPIPYDVFNKNVTLFVYPENSSKLYLLAEEEAKENGESQHQILEGNSYDYTISDKDFRLNCSYNGIITKRTSELSAGRIVPNIYVGTLSLLIADSTQPDKEFKITLEVLATKFDTKLDKSYRENYRFMLKDITDKCTELLMQINSPVEQNFETDFSRDNETIYQRFSFINAIIQNKDFEEAIQKIMANPKTNWNVEQEVTDVRKIKRFTNAATKQLLSGSNRIPLETTHPLYTLGIHSVPLKINSFRKIEHIDTPENRFIKHALEVFLRFSEDCQQYFKAKNYTRPAIEATSLVTQLDSYLSMSFFQDISRPTSLKLNSPVLQRKSGYREILSAWLQYDLAAKLVWKGGDDVYKAGKRDIATLYEYWLFFTLHDLFKEKFKLNNVEHEEKAYDHLLEPTKDGLNVMVKQGIHTALYGDFDAGSRKLKVKFSYNRSFKGGTKYSQEVAGSYTTTLRPDYTLSVWPALLREKDAERDELIVHIHFDAKYKVIQFDYNTKIDSDILEEEENNERKGNFKNADLLKMHAYKDAIRRTGGAYVLYPGTVKKEIRGFHEIIPGLGAFAINPTEFNNGINELSNFIDLVINHLVDRASQRENISNKAHLIYKEPKEDNNYLHEPLPEYLNGKKLIPSDTFVLVGYSITPQRFKWYEENGKYIFRMDEEKGSLELNNEVVNAKYLLLRRNGEEFASDLYEIKSKGPKVFSNVHLDSLNYPLSSNPKEYYLSIEIEKVITPEFKDVSFNFKELDRYIEIQKTEKNIYSKVGLPFTVTLTELMNKKNKNL
- a CDS encoding DNA cytosine methyltransferase, which encodes MKKDTINFIDLFCGAGGFAKGFEMTGKFKCIGGIDNKPSAIETHKHNFKNSVSICEDIRKVPPEDFEKFLNGQKVDLIIGGPPCPTFSTIGHAKIQSVYKSHDDKDITNDPRNDLFLDFFGYVDYFRPKMFVMENVPQFLTKYKGATFNAVKEIIKRDLPEYDLVSEVKVLNSVNYGVPQNRRRMILVGYLKGMYFKYPDITHWYKDGKFNINPNETVIDIEKLEKHVTVKSAISDLPKITDNWRVSEVEYSKSKGLDQYQKMMRAGTKKTVKNNICRLTNERAKIVFSHMHQGCIYMDLPPDIRKILPFREDIFKDRLKRLVEANPSWTVLAHIGMDGYMYIHPTEDRTLSVREAARIQSFPDDFEFIGNQQETYMQVGNAVPAIMAMKIAESVYESFDKLEL